The following DNA comes from Porphyromonadaceae bacterium W3.11.
ACAGAGAGGATATACTCCCTTTACCCTATATAGTGAAGTGCTACAGGATTTTGTATCATTAGATGCGGGAGAAGGAAATGAGATTAAGTACTATGATCGGAGGGGTAAATATTATACTGAAAATCAGTTTGATAGCTTGCTTCCTTCATTTTACTACCGTCAGCTTGCTGTAGATAACCGCTTGCCTGACTCTATAATGGGGCGGCCTATAACAGCTGACTTATTGAGAGAAAAGGGGTTCATGTTTCGTAGTAGGCCTATGGAAATTAACTCTAATAGTGTGCCACTTTATCCACTCTTGGAGTCAAAACCTCGAAGGGTAGACTTAGAGATGCCGGATGATCTCTTTAGATGGACAAGCCATGGGATTGAATTTATAGATCTCACAAGCAATACTATCGATGAGGAGAAGTCGGCTCTGTTCCAAGATGCTTTGGATAATGCCAAGGTTCACTTCCCTATAAAGCATACTGCTGGAAACCCCACCAATCGGAAGTCCTATGATGAGGGGTATTTCTTCGTGGATGCTGATGACCAACTGTTTCACTTAAAACAGGTAGATGCAGCACCTTATGTCCGAAGAATAGATCATCCTAAGGGAATAGTCTTTGAACATATATTTGTCACGGAGTATGATGCGAGAGAAACCTTTGCTTTTCTTTTTGATAAAGAAGGCTACTTCTATCTTTTATCAGCTCCAGATTATGGCATTATTAAGACTGGGCTACCGCCAATTGATTTGAAGAAGGATGAATTAACCATTTTTGGAAATGACTTCTTTTGGACTACTCTAAGGAGAGATGCGAAGGGTACCACTTACGAAGCCTTGGAGCGTAAGAGTATGAAGTCTGTAGCGACTCATACCTTCCCGAAGAAACCAGAACTGCAGGAGAAAGTAGCTCAGTACAGCTTCCCTTGGCAGCTCTCATTTACTTCGATTAAGCATACCTATTTCCGCCCTTCTCTGAAGGCTTTTTCATTCAATGCATTGCCTTTAGGGCTCTGCTTAGCCGTGCTCTATTCTGCACTCTTTTATAAGCGTGAAGAAAGACAGGCACTCACCATTAAGAGCGTACTAATACTTTTGGCTGGATTATTTGCCTTTATTCCCTTCTTAATCCTCCCACGTAGTAAGAAGATACCTAGTGGTAGGTGACTTCGGTAGTAATATTTATACGTCAATGGCTTTCATCACACTTGTTTTTTAGAATGTGTGAATGAAAGCCATTCTTGTATTTTTCTAAAAGACTCCCAGAAAATATTGTATCGGTACCTTCAAAATATTCTATGAGTACTTTGAGATAGTCTATCTACTAATGATATGAAGAGTAACCTTTTATCTAAAGCTCTAATTCGTCACTGCTATACACTTCGGTCTATTATCACAGCATTAAAGTGAATATTTGAGTATGTTTGCAATCTCAATAGGATTCACTAACAATAGCAATAATAGATTATGATAAAGTATTTTGATGAAGCAGATGTAGCTATTACCATTTGTGATAAGGATGGTAAGATCATAGAGATGAACAAACAGAGCCGTGAAGTAAATCTTAAGCCAGGACAAGAATTGATAGGTCAACAAGTCTTAGACTGTCACCCTGAACCAGCTCGATCTATGCTAAAGAGTATGATGGACAACCAAGAAAAGCACGTCTATACCATAGATAAGAAAGGTCGAAAGAAACTCATATATCAAATCCCTTGGTACGAAGAGGGGGAGTATATGGGATTCATTGAGCTGTCAATGGTGATCCCTTCTGAGATGCCTCACTATGTTCGAAAGTAATTAATTGGGAATGCGTAGACGCTGACCTGGCTTAATCCTGTCAGACTTCAAGTTATTTGCACGCTTGATGTCTGACACGGAGACGCTACGATATTTCTTTGCTATACTGGATAAAGTTTCTCCTCTTCTTACTTTGTGGTATCGTGTTTGTTCTTTGGCTACAGATCTTTTTTCGGACTGAGCATCACTACTTCTATCTATTTGAGAAGCTCCCTTACTATCACTTAGCTCTAGGGTCAATACTTGCCCGACACTGAGTCTATTGCTACGCAAGTTATTCCACTCCTTGATATCACTAATGGTCACCCCATAGCGGTGTGCAATCCTAGAGAGGGTCTCTCCACGTGATACTCTATGAACTATATTCTCAACGCGACTAGGAGCAATCTCTGGGTCCTTTGCAACAGCAGCTATGAGTGAATCCTTTTTGGTACTAAATTCTATCGCATCAGAAGCCGGAAGGATGAGGACCTGAGTAGCTGTATTTCCCGGTACAATTTCTCTCTTATACTTCGGATTCAACTCCCTTATAACGTTTATATCTACCTTAGAATATCGACTAAGGTCTGCAAAGTTTTGCCTTGTATTGATATGTATCGTATCTACAGCAAGCGGTACATGTATCATATTTGGACGGATATCATGCTCGCGATAATGCTCCATGGAGTAAAACGCAGCGATGAAGAAGGGGACGTATGCTCGTGTCTCGCGAGGGAGATATGGGTAGATGACCCAAAAGTCTTTACTCCCTCCTGCTCTTCTGATCGCTTTATTGACGTTCCCTGGACCACAGTTATAAGCTGCTATCGACAGAAGCCAATCACCATATAGAGCGTACATATCTTCAAAATACTTGCACATCGCCTCCGAACTCTTTTGAGGGTCTCTACGCTCATCAATCAAACTATCTATGTGCAGACCATAAACCTTACCAGTACGCAACATGAATTGCCAAAGTCCTGTCGCCCCCATCCTACTGACTGCGGTAGGATTTAGTGCACTTTCGACAATCGCTAAGTATTTTAATTCGAGAGGTAGGTTGTGTCTATCTAAGACATCCTCAATAATGGGGAAGTAATAGGCAGACTTAGCTAACATATTACTTAGCAAGTTACTCCGTTTATTGACATAAAGGTCTATTGCATCACGAACAATCGGATTATATGTGAGTGGAATGGCACTCTCCATTGCTTGTATCCTACCTCTATATAGCTTATCTTTATTATGAATATCTTCACAAGTCACCTCTCTTCTTTTTCTAGACAGAGAGTAATAATCTCGATATCTTTTATTAAGCAAGGTATCGAGAGCCATATCAAAGCTTTCTGGTAACCGCCCCAAATCTTCGATGTAGGGTTCGTCTTGGGTTCTTATAGAATCACTTTGAGCGAATGCTATATTGAAGCTTATAAGATTAAATAATATATAAATGGTTAGGGTTAGCGATAGCTTTCTGTATATCTTCATAAAAATTTATTACACTTAAAACGTCAACGCAATATGGAGTCCATATCCATTAGCCTGTGTTATAGGAGATGGAGACGGGATAACAGCTGGTGCGTATGACAGTGAGAGGTCAGGAGAGATATCAAAGTTATGCAACTCTGCATCAACATATGAATCGATCATTACTAGGGCATATACAGCCACCGATATGATAATACTCATATCACGGTAGCGTCTAAAGTAGTCACGCCCTCTCTTCAATTGATCATGAAAGGATGTATTATTAATATAATCTTCAGGATTTGCATTGTAAGGCAGAAAGTCTTTCCATGTGTCAAAATCCATAGGTCTATCACTCTTAATCTCCTTGAAGGCTGTAGTGTATTCCTGAAGGTTAGCATTATTCCATGATATGGCATAGTAACACGCAGTGTAAGCACCGATAATGATAGGAATTTTCCAATACTTCCTATTATATATCTGTCCGCCTCCAGGAATGATAGAGAAAAGGACTGCCTTCGTAGAGTTCAGTTCGTAAGGCTTTCTCTTGGTAACTGTCTTAGTCGCAACCTCTACTTCTTTCTTCTGAGCTTCCAACAAGACACTATCATTCTCGACAATGTCGATAGTATCTCTTAGAGAAGGCATAGATAAGAATGTGCTCGCCAACTCGTCTGTGGTCGCATCATCCAAGGACTCCATGGCACTGGATAGGGCTAGCGACATCAATATGAAAATAAAAGCGAGGACTACTTTTCTCATACGGAGCTTCATAGTCTATCAAGCAAAGAGATGATTTTCTCCATCTGATCAGCAGATTCAAATGGAATAGTTATTTTGCCCTTACCCTCGTCATTGCATGTAAAGGAGACCTTTGTATCAAATAGAGAACTAAACCTATTGCTCAAAAGGTCAAAGGCTTCATTAGTCCTCTTAGCTCTCCTCTTAGGGCGATTATCACTAGTACTCTCGTCACCTTGATTATAGTCTTTTACCAGTTGTTCAACCTGACGCACAGATAACGCATCCTTAAGGATCTGCTCATAAAAAGCCAGTTGAAGTTCAGGATCCTCTATAGATAGAAGAGATCTAGCATGACCCATTGAGATCTTACCATTCTTTAGAGCCATCTGTATTTCGGCTGGGAGTCTTAGCAGTCTAATGTAATTAGAAATTGTAGCCCTCTTCTTACCGACTCTACGACTCAGTTCATCTTGTGTAAGATTGTTATGATCAAGTAGGTTTTTGAAGGCAAGAGCTATCTCTATCGCATTCAGATCCTCACGCTGAATATTCTCAATGAGTGCCATCTCCATAATCTGCTCATCAGCAGGAGTACGGATATAAGCAGGCATAGTCTCGAGTCCAGCCAGCTTAGCAGCTCTATATCTACGCTCACCGCTTATGATACGATATTTCCCCTCTTTCTCGGGAAGTTCATAGACCGTGATAGGCTGCACCAAGCCAATATGCTCAATAGAGGACGCCAACTCTCTCAATGACTCCTCATCAAAGTCAGTTCGAGGCTGATCCTCATTAGGTGTAATATCTTGAATAGGGACTTCATTTATAGAGGACGACCCCTGGGTCTCGATATCAACATCAGTTGATATTAAAGCATCCAACCCACGCCCTAAAGACCTCCTTGAATTCTTTCCCATAGCAACATTTCCCATTTATAACTGTACAATAGATTAATACATCTTCGGCGTATTCAGAATGGATACGCTATAAGCAATCATTTTTTATTATTCTTCTCCAACAACTCTTTGCCAAGCTGCAGATAGTTTTGACTTCCCCTACTATCTAGGTCAAAATCCAAAACAGACTTCCCAAAGCTTGGTGCTTCACTAAGTCTTACATTCCTATGAATAACACTCGTAAATACTAGGTTTTTGAAGTGTTTCTTCACCTCTTCATATACTTGATTAGAGTGTCGGGTTCGGGCATCATACATCGTCATCAGAAAGCCTTCAATCTCAATATCTGGATTGAGACGCTTCTTGATGACTTGCAGAGTCGTCAGAAGTTTGCTAATACCCTCCAATGCAAAATATTCACATTGGACTGGGATAATAACAGAGTCCGCAGCAGTAAGAACTGCTACCGTGGTTAATCCCAAGCTGGGCGAACAATCAATAAGAATAAAATCATAATCATCCTTAAGCTGATCAGTCACCTTCTTCATGACGAATTCCCTCTGTGGGAATCGCACCAGTTCCACCTCAGCTCCAGCAAGATCACCATGTGAAGGCAAAATCATCAACCCCTCCACTGAGGTCTCGACAAGACACTCTCTCGGATCAGCTTCCCCAAGAAGACAATTATAGATTGACACATCAGGAGAGGTGGCCTGTACCCCAAGACCACTGGTAGCATTAGCCTGAGGGTCAGCATCTATGATCAATACTTTTTTCTCTAAGGCTGTAAGCGAAGCTGCCAGGTTTATCGTGGTAGTAGTTTTGCCAACCCCACCTTTCTGATTCGATATTGCTATTACCTTTCCCATCTACTCAATATTAATGATCAAATTCATTCTACAAAAATAATGAAATCCAAGGAGAGCAGCAAAAGTCCGCTTATACAGTAATCACTCTAATCTATTAAAATAGATAGCTTTTCTATAAATATCCATAACAACTACTACTTTATGGACCACCTCATATTTGACCATTGCGACTTAATCATGCGGCACCTTCGCGATATACTGCGATATATCGCACTCCACATTTAGTAAGAATTAGAGATTGGGCAAAGGCCTTAACAACACTCATTTCGTTGTAAACTTCGGAGCTCTTCTATTCTATCCATCGTGCCACCTCTCAGCGGATGCTTTCTACAACATTATTTAGGGAAATAGTTGTCCAAAAATTGCCGAAGGGGCTTAGGAAATGCGAGCTTATCATGCTCTCTAATGAGATGTTTCTGATACTTGCCCTCCAGCTCAGTAGAAAGGAGTTCAGAAACATGCACACAGATGCTAATAAGGCGATGAGTCAGTCGATGAGGTGACAGATCAACGTGCTCTAGCACTCTAGCTTTGTTATCTAGCCTCTCCTCCACCTCACTAGGCGTCATATTACGCTCCAAGCTTTCCACTAGAGGTAATTGATATAAACCCTTCCAAATGCCTTTCTTATCACGCTCCTCGACATAAAAGTAGTCGCCATCTATCAGCAGGAAGTAATCCATGAATAGAGGAGTCACCTTAGTACTCTTTGATTTAATCGGAAGCAATGAGGTCAGCTCTAGATTATTACAGCTTTCACAATATTTGGCAATGGGGCATTCGTCACAAGAGGGGGTTCGTGGTTTGCAAATCATAGCCCCAAGATCCATGATCGCTTGGTTATAAAGTGATGGATCTTCTTTATCTAGGTATAAATCTGCTAACTCTCGATAAAACTTCTGACCATAAGTTTCATCGATAGGCACTTCATAAGCCCCCACACGACTGAGGACACGATAAACATTACCGTCCACGACCGCAAAAGGCTGATCATAAGCTATACTCATTATGGCAGCAGTCGTGTAGGCGCCTACTCCTTTGAGATTCGCCACATCTTTTGACTCGGTGGGGAAAATCCCCCCATGTGATTCTACTATTTGTTTTGCTGCGTGATGTAGATTCAGCGCACGACTATAATAACCGAGTCCCTGCCACATCAGCATGACCTCATCCTCTGGAGCTGCTGCTAGATCGCTTACAGTGGGATACCTCTCGATAAATCGCAAATAATAATCCCAACCCTGCACCACCTGAGTCTGCTGTAGAATGACCTCTGAGAGCCATATCCTATATGGATCTTTCGTCTCTCGCCAAGGCAAGGCCCTACCATACAGCTTAAACCAATTCGTTAGAGCTGTACGAAAAAGACTCAGCCTCACCTCTGGAATAGATACCGCAGGGAGCTGAGTCTTACTTTTAATATTCTTCTTAGCCAAATAAATCCTTATATTTATGCTACATCAATACACTTAGGAAACATCAGAGGACCACATCGTTGCTGTTACCAGCCCAAAAGACTGTAGCTATAGCCTAGACCGAACACCCTCTCCCTTATCCAAGCTAATCATACTCTGTTATTTTTCAATCTCATCCAACAACTGGATTAAAGTGTATAGAGGTCGCTGATAGATTCGTGGTCATTCACACGGCGGATAGCTTCAGCAATCATAGGAGCCACAGTAAGGGTCTTGATATTCTTTCCACCCTTATGGTATGGAATAGAGTTACTGAATATCATCTCCTTAAGGGAGCTCTGCTCTATCCTAGAGGTAGCAGGATCACTCATCACAGCATGACTGGCAATAGCACGCACAGACTTAGCTCCATTCTCCATCATCAGGTTTGCCGCCTTGGTCATCGTACCAGCAGTATCTACGATATCATCAACTAGAATAACATCCTTACCCTCCACATCACCGATGATACGCATTTCTGCTACCACATTCGCTCTCAAACGAAGCTTATGGCATATCACTAGAGGGACTCCAAATAACTTCGCATAAGTGTTCGCACGCTTAGTACCACCAACATCAGGGGTTGCAAAAACTAGATTTTCATGAGCTATCTCACCCTTCTCCATCTGCTCCTTGATGTAATCAATGAATACATTTGAGGCATACAAGTGATCCACGGGAAGATTGAAGAAGCCTTGGATCTGATCCGCATGTAAGTCCATCGTAATCAAGCGAGAGATCCCAGCAGTCTGTAGCATATCAGCTACCAACTTAGCCCCGATAGAGACACGTGGCTTATCCTTACGGTCTTGTCTTGCCCAGCCAAAGTATGGGATTACTGCAGTGATGTAATGTGCACTCGCACGCTTTGCTGCATCTATCATCAGCAGTAGTTCCATGAGGTTGTCAGTATTGGGAAATGTGGACTGCACCAAGAATACATCTTTACCACGGATAGATTCTTCGTAATAAACCGAAAATTCACCATCAGCAAAGCGATCTACTCGCATTTTACCCATTTCACAATTTAGGCTTGAGCAAATCTCCTCAGCCAAGTATTGACTGTTTGTACCCGCACAAACCACGAAATCATTAGAAAGCATATTAGTAGTAGTTATATATTAAATTGTAATTAATTAAATTTCTCTTGATAGCTTCTCTTGCCACTTCCAAGCAGAGCTCAGGGTCTCCTCCAATGTCGAAGTCGCTTTCCACCCCAATATCTCATTAGCACGAGTGGGGTCAGCCCACACCTGCTCTATATCTCCTTCTCGCCTATCACCTATCTTATGCGGTACTGACACGCCGGTAGCTCTTTCAAACGTATGGATCAGTTCCAATACGCTTGACCCCTTGCCCGTACCGATATTGAAGACCTCCACCATCTCTTCACTCTTACCATCTAGCATCCTATCCAGTGCCACCACATGGGCTTTAGCCAAGTCCACTACATGGATATAATCACGGATACATGAGCCATCAGGGGTATCATAATTATCCCCAAAGACTGTTAGCTCCTTTCGGATACCCGCAGCTGTTTGGGTTAGATAAGGGATGAGATTTTGTGGCACGCCCAAAGGTAGCTCACCAATCATGGCTGACGGATGGGCACCTATCGGATTGAAGTAACGAAGCAATATCGCACGATATGGCACCCCTGAGTGGATGGCATCGCGAATAATCTCTTCATTGATCTGCTTAGTGTTACCATAAGGCGATAGAGCCGGAAGGATCGGAGCATCTTCAGTCACAGGTAATTCGTCTGGCTGTCCATACACAGTACATGAGGATGAAAAGACCAGAGCCTTTGACTTAGACTTACCCATCAACTCTAGGATATTCAGAAGGGATACTATATTATTACGATAGTACTCCAATGGCTTCTCTACAGACTCTCCTACAGCCTTACTGGCAGCAAAGTG
Coding sequences within:
- a CDS encoding DUF4857 domain-containing protein; its protein translation is MTRFYKALYLILAVLLLSWALPWLNSLIIPQRGYTPFTLYSEVLQDFVSLDAGEGNEIKYYDRRGKYYTENQFDSLLPSFYYRQLAVDNRLPDSIMGRPITADLLREKGFMFRSRPMEINSNSVPLYPLLESKPRRVDLEMPDDLFRWTSHGIEFIDLTSNTIDEEKSALFQDALDNAKVHFPIKHTAGNPTNRKSYDEGYFFVDADDQLFHLKQVDAAPYVRRIDHPKGIVFEHIFVTEYDARETFAFLFDKEGYFYLLSAPDYGIIKTGLPPIDLKKDELTIFGNDFFWTTLRRDAKGTTYEALERKSMKSVATHTFPKKPELQEKVAQYSFPWQLSFTSIKHTYFRPSLKAFSFNALPLGLCLAVLYSALFYKREERQALTIKSVLILLAGLFAFIPFLILPRSKKIPSGR
- a CDS encoding PAS domain-containing protein; this encodes MIKYFDEADVAITICDKDGKIIEMNKQSREVNLKPGQELIGQQVLDCHPEPARSMLKSMMDNQEKHVYTIDKKGRKKLIYQIPWYEEGEYMGFIELSMVIPSEMPHYVRK
- a CDS encoding LysM peptidoglycan-binding domain-containing protein, whose translation is MKIYRKLSLTLTIYILFNLISFNIAFAQSDSIRTQDEPYIEDLGRLPESFDMALDTLLNKRYRDYYSLSRKRREVTCEDIHNKDKLYRGRIQAMESAIPLTYNPIVRDAIDLYVNKRSNLLSNMLAKSAYYFPIIEDVLDRHNLPLELKYLAIVESALNPTAVSRMGATGLWQFMLRTGKVYGLHIDSLIDERRDPQKSSEAMCKYFEDMYALYGDWLLSIAAYNCGPGNVNKAIRRAGGSKDFWVIYPYLPRETRAYVPFFIAAFYSMEHYREHDIRPNMIHVPLAVDTIHINTRQNFADLSRYSKVDINVIRELNPKYKREIVPGNTATQVLILPASDAIEFSTKKDSLIAAVAKDPEIAPSRVENIVHRVSRGETLSRIAHRYGVTISDIKEWNNLRSNRLSVGQVLTLELSDSKGASQIDRSSDAQSEKRSVAKEQTRYHKVRRGETLSSIAKKYRSVSVSDIKRANNLKSDRIKPGQRLRIPN
- a CDS encoding DUF5683 domain-containing protein, encoding MRKVVLAFIFILMSLALSSAMESLDDATTDELASTFLSMPSLRDTIDIVENDSVLLEAQKKEVEVATKTVTKRKPYELNSTKAVLFSIIPGGGQIYNRKYWKIPIIIGAYTACYYAISWNNANLQEYTTAFKEIKSDRPMDFDTWKDFLPYNANPEDYINNTSFHDQLKRGRDYFRRYRDMSIIISVAVYALVMIDSYVDAELHNFDISPDLSLSYAPAVIPSPSPITQANGYGLHIALTF
- a CDS encoding ParB/RepB/Spo0J family partition protein, with protein sequence MGKNSRRSLGRGLDALISTDVDIETQGSSSINEVPIQDITPNEDQPRTDFDEESLRELASSIEHIGLVQPITVYELPEKEGKYRIISGERRYRAAKLAGLETMPAYIRTPADEQIMEMALIENIQREDLNAIEIALAFKNLLDHNNLTQDELSRRVGKKRATISNYIRLLRLPAEIQMALKNGKISMGHARSLLSIEDPELQLAFYEQILKDALSVRQVEQLVKDYNQGDESTSDNRPKRRAKRTNEAFDLLSNRFSSLFDTKVSFTCNDEGKGKITIPFESADQMEKIISLLDRL
- a CDS encoding AAA family ATPase, with product MGKVIAISNQKGGVGKTTTTINLAASLTALEKKVLIIDADPQANATSGLGVQATSPDVSIYNCLLGEADPRECLVETSVEGLMILPSHGDLAGAEVELVRFPQREFVMKKVTDQLKDDYDFILIDCSPSLGLTTVAVLTAADSVIIPVQCEYFALEGISKLLTTLQVIKKRLNPDIEIEGFLMTMYDARTRHSNQVYEEVKKHFKNLVFTSVIHRNVRLSEAPSFGKSVLDFDLDSRGSQNYLQLGKELLEKNNKK
- the mutY gene encoding A/G-specific adenine glycosylase, producing the protein MAKKNIKSKTQLPAVSIPEVRLSLFRTALTNWFKLYGRALPWRETKDPYRIWLSEVILQQTQVVQGWDYYLRFIERYPTVSDLAAAPEDEVMLMWQGLGYYSRALNLHHAAKQIVESHGGIFPTESKDVANLKGVGAYTTAAIMSIAYDQPFAVVDGNVYRVLSRVGAYEVPIDETYGQKFYRELADLYLDKEDPSLYNQAIMDLGAMICKPRTPSCDECPIAKYCESCNNLELTSLLPIKSKSTKVTPLFMDYFLLIDGDYFYVEERDKKGIWKGLYQLPLVESLERNMTPSEVEERLDNKARVLEHVDLSPHRLTHRLISICVHVSELLSTELEGKYQKHLIREHDKLAFPKPLRQFLDNYFPK
- a CDS encoding ribose-phosphate pyrophosphokinase, encoding MLSNDFVVCAGTNSQYLAEEICSSLNCEMGKMRVDRFADGEFSVYYEESIRGKDVFLVQSTFPNTDNLMELLLMIDAAKRASAHYITAVIPYFGWARQDRKDKPRVSIGAKLVADMLQTAGISRLITMDLHADQIQGFFNLPVDHLYASNVFIDYIKEQMEKGEIAHENLVFATPDVGGTKRANTYAKLFGVPLVICHKLRLRANVVAEMRIIGDVEGKDVILVDDIVDTAGTMTKAANLMMENGAKSVRAIASHAVMSDPATSRIEQSSLKEMIFSNSIPYHKGGKNIKTLTVAPMIAEAIRRVNDHESISDLYTL
- the galE gene encoding UDP-glucose 4-epimerase GalE; this translates as MARNILVTGGTGYIGSHTVVELQQAGYEVVIVDNLSNSELSVLDGIEAITKKRPLFYEVDCNDMPKMKDIFKIHDGFDGVIHFAASKAVGESVEKPLEYYRNNIVSLLNILELMGKSKSKALVFSSSCTVYGQPDELPVTEDAPILPALSPYGNTKQINEEIIRDAIHSGVPYRAILLRYFNPIGAHPSAMIGELPLGVPQNLIPYLTQTAAGIRKELTVFGDNYDTPDGSCIRDYIHVVDLAKAHVVALDRMLDGKSEEMVEVFNIGTGKGSSVLELIHTFERATGVSVPHKIGDRREGDIEQVWADPTRANEILGWKATSTLEETLSSAWKWQEKLSREI